A single region of the Raphanus sativus cultivar WK10039 chromosome 1, ASM80110v3, whole genome shotgun sequence genome encodes:
- the LOC108814635 gene encoding ACT domain-containing protein ACR8 — MAMKGYLDEYEKLVIRMNTPRVVIDNGVCSSATIVKVDSPRGHGILLEAVQILTDLNLSIKKAYISSDGRWNMDVFHVTDLNGNKLNDQSVLSYIEQSIETVYYGENIEVNGLTALELTGTDRIGLLSEMFAVLSDLNCDVVDAKLWTHNGRVASMIYLKDCSSGSPILDSHRISKIEGRLKNVLNGDNDVKSAAKTCVSVDMMTHIERRLHQLMFEDRDYEKRSKKQERSPMVVVTVQNWAERGYSVVNVHCRDRTKLLFDVVCTLTDMEYAVFHATINTSEDQAHLEFYIRHKDGSPISSEAERQRVIQCLEAAVERRASEGVRLELRHPDKQGLLAEVTRTFRENGLNVTRTEISTSCGMATNIFYVTDANGDEADSKLIESVREKIGFECLRVKEMPSVTQRKGDGEEHQQTKAVLVSLGSLVWRNLFSFGLIKSCS, encoded by the exons GGTCGTTATCGACAATGGTGTTTGTTCTTCAGCGACAATCGTCAAG GTTGACAGTCCTAGAGGACATGGTATATTGCTAGAAGCAGTACAAATCCTCACCGATTTGAACCTCTCCATTAAAAAAGCTTACATTTCTTCTGATGGAAGATGGAACATGGATG TTTTTCATGTGACTGACTTAAACGGAAACAAATTGAATGATCAGAGCGTCTTGAGCTACATTGAACAG TCGATTGAAACGGTTTACTATGGAGAAAACATTGAAGTTAACGGTCTAACGGCCTTAGAGTTAACCGGAACGGACAGGATCGGTTTACTATCCGAGATGTTTGCGGTTCTCTCTGATCTCAACTGCGATGTAGTTGACGCTAAGCTATGGACACATAACGGTAGAGTTGCGTCTATGATCTATCTCAAAGACTGCAGCTCAGGATCGCCTATTCTCGATTCTCATCGCATATCCAAAATCGAGGGACGGTTAAAGAACGTTCTGAACGGCGATAATGACGTTAAATCCGCTGCCAAGACTTGTGTTTCGGTGGATATGATGACGCACATCGAACGCAGGCTTCATCAGCTTATGTTCGAAGACAGAGACTACGAGAAGAGATCCAAGAAGCAGGAGAGATCTCCTATGGTGGTGGTGACGGTTCAGAATTGGGCTGAGAGGGGTTACTCGGTGGTTAATGTTCATTGCCGAGACAGGACTAAGCTTTTGTTTGACGTGGTTTGCACGTTAACCGATATGGAATATGCCGTGTTCCATGCGACTATCAACACATCTGAAGACCAAGCTCATTTG GAATTTTATATCCGGCATAAGGATGGATCACCTATAAGTTCAGAAGCAGAGAGACAAAGAGTGATACAATGCTTAGAAGCTGCAGTGGAGAGAAGAGCATCTGAG GGTGTGAGATTAGAGCTGAGGCATCCAGACAAACAAGGTTTACTAGCTGAAGTTACACGGACGTTCAGAGAAAACGGTCTGAATGTTACAAGAACAGAAATATCAACGAGCTGTGGCATGGCAACAAACATATTCTATGTAACCGATGCGAATGGAGATGAAGCCGACTCGAAACTGATTGAATCTGTCAGGGAGAAAATCGGTTTCGAGTGTTTAAGAGTGAAAGAAATGCCATCAGTGACTCAAAGGAAGGGAGATGGAGAAGAACATCAACAGACTAAAGCAGTGTTGGTTTCACTTGGGAGTTTGGTTTGGAGGAACCTATTCAGCTTTGGTCTTATCAAATCATGTTCTTGA